The genomic interval ACGGCGTCGACCAACAGCAGCGCCCCGTGGTCATGGACCAGCTTGGCGATTTCCTCGATCGGCTGCCACGCGCCGGTCGACGTCTCGGCCATGACGATCCCCACCACCTTCGGCTTTACCGACGCGAGCAGCGGTTTCAAGTCGTCGGGCGTGAAGACCTGGCCCCAGGGGCGGTCCATGCGCGTCACTTGCGCGCCGGCCCGGGTGGCGACGTCGAGCATCCGCGCGCCGAACACGCCGTTGACGCCGACAATCATCTTGTCCCCCGGCTCGATCAGATTGACCACCGTGCATTCCATGCCGGCGCTGCCCGTGCCGCTGACCGCGAACGTCAGCGGATTCTTGGTGCAGAACACCTGGCGCAGCATGTCCTGCATGCCATTCATCAGCGCCAAGTAGTAAGGGTCCAAGTGCCCGACGGTCGGCGTCGAAAGCGCTTGCAGCACGCGGGGGTGAATCTGGCTGGGGCCCGGCCCCATCAAGATACGTTGCGGCGGGACCACGGGGGGGGCGATCGTCGACATCGATGCTACTCCTCAATCGTAATAGTTCGTTACGTCGCGGCCGAACCGGGTTTCGGGCCTGGGCACGGCTCGCGGATGAGTTGGCTCAGTTGCTTGAAGACGGGCGTGCCAGCTACCTGGCACCACTCGAACAGCGCCGCTTCGGTCGTGGTCAGCACCGCGCCGGCGGCGTCCATCCGGCGGAGCGCCGTCTCGTGATCGATTGCATAGCGGGCGCCGAGCGCATCAACCGCCAGGTACACTCGCACGCCCGACGCCAACAAATCGAACACGGTTTGTTGGATGCACACGTGCGTTTCGATTCCCACGACCAGCACCCGGTGGCGACCGGCGGCGAGCCAGTCCTGAAAAATCGGTCCACACTCGCCACA from Planctomycetota bacterium carries:
- a CDS encoding aminotransferase class V-fold PLP-dependent enzyme yields the protein MSTIAPPVVPPQRILMGPGPSQIHPRVLQALSTPTVGHLDPYYLALMNGMQDMLRQVFCTKNPLTFAVSGTGSAGMECTVVNLIEPGDKMIVGVNGVFGARMLDVATRAGAQVTRMDRPWGQVFTPDDLKPLLASVKPKVVGIVMAETSTGAWQPIEEIAKLVHDHGALLLVDAV
- a CDS encoding hydrolase — its product is MNNTRLPRSPELMTADDSALLVVDVQEKLVRLVPGHERLVWNIRRLLDGAKLLGVPAAATEQYPQGLGPTTAELATRLPGASAKLAFSCGECGPIFQDWLAAGRHRVLVVGIETHVCIQQTVFDLLASGVRVYLAVDALGARYAIDHETALRRMDAAGAVLTTTEAALFEWCQVAGTPVFKQLSQLIREPCPGPKPGSAAT